In Streptomyces sp. NBC_00306, a single genomic region encodes these proteins:
- a CDS encoding Asp23/Gls24 family envelope stress response protein, which yields MTENAGARRGGAPGSRGRTTVADVVVEKIAGMAARDVLGVHALGSGFARSMGSMRERMPGAGSGKSVTRGVSVEVGEVQAAIDLEIVVDFGVSITDVAGAVRENVISAVERMAGREVVEVNIVVSDVKLPDEEDESEERQRVQ from the coding sequence ATGACTGAGAACGCCGGCGCAAGGCGCGGTGGCGCGCCCGGCTCTCGTGGTCGGACGACTGTCGCCGATGTGGTGGTGGAGAAGATCGCCGGGATGGCCGCACGGGATGTACTCGGCGTTCATGCCCTTGGCAGTGGATTCGCACGTTCGATGGGCTCGATGCGGGAGCGGATGCCCGGCGCCGGTAGCGGCAAGTCCGTAACACGTGGGGTCAGTGTCGAGGTTGGAGAGGTGCAGGCAGCCATCGATCTGGAGATCGTTGTCGACTTCGGCGTCTCGATCACGGACGTGGCAGGTGCAGTACGGGAGAACGTGATCTCCGCAGTGGAACGGATGGCGGGGCGGGAAGTCGTGGAAGTCAACATCGTGGTCAGTGATGTGAAGCTGCCCGACGAGGAGGATGAAAGCGAGGAGCGGCAACGGGTCCAGTAG
- a CDS encoding SRPBCC family protein, with translation MGDYDNAITVAVPPRRLFAYLADVENLPHYMPRLTAAQPHDGDRVTVTAHIDPEDAPEQDVTSEAWIRVLEEGRTLEWGAPGPNEYHGRLHVGRGESADTSRLSVELHTARTEGEQVDEGLREALRGIKAAVEAPEH, from the coding sequence ATGGGTGACTACGACAACGCGATCACAGTGGCCGTTCCGCCTCGCCGGCTCTTCGCATACTTGGCCGATGTGGAGAACCTCCCCCACTACATGCCGCGACTGACCGCTGCCCAGCCCCACGACGGCGACCGAGTCACGGTCACCGCACATATCGATCCCGAGGACGCGCCGGAGCAGGACGTCACCAGCGAGGCCTGGATCCGCGTCCTTGAGGAGGGTAGGACCCTCGAATGGGGTGCACCCGGGCCAAACGAATACCATGGCCGCCTCCATGTCGGCAGGGGCGAAAGCGCGGACACCTCCCGTTTGAGCGTTGAGCTGCACACGGCACGCACCGAAGGAGAACAGGTTGACGAGGGGCTGCGGGAGGCGCTACGTGGCATCAAGGCCGCCGTCGAAGCCCCCGAGCACTAG
- a CDS encoding alpha/beta fold hydrolase, whose translation MVSTSPGLSADFKKTFTDHYIEANGLRQHAVIGGEGPPLLLVHGWPENWYAWRLLMPALARHHTVIAVDQRGIGLTEKPSSGYDTGTLAKDLAALMDKLGHERFSVVGHDTGMIISYALAADYRDRVERVALAEVPGPPGVVPSPPLFVPEPLNNRLWHIPFNRADAKLVEELVSDREDAFYGYEFKIQGGGVAKEAIDYYVRLLSNPQSLSGSFGFYRAWDATLAQNEKRAKTKLKMPVLGIGGQDSWGKAVADSMKGAAVNVQTAVIPHTGHWLAEQSPDRMAAVLTEFLNSGRGDADQGAATSPATAGK comes from the coding sequence TTGGTATCCACCTCTCCAGGTCTCTCAGCGGACTTCAAGAAGACGTTCACCGACCATTACATCGAGGCTAATGGTCTGCGCCAGCACGCGGTCATCGGAGGCGAAGGCCCGCCTCTGCTGCTGGTGCACGGCTGGCCGGAGAACTGGTACGCGTGGCGCCTGCTGATGCCGGCCCTGGCGCGTCATCACACAGTCATCGCGGTCGACCAGCGCGGCATCGGCCTGACCGAGAAGCCTTCGAGCGGATACGACACCGGCACTCTGGCCAAGGACCTGGCCGCTCTGATGGACAAGCTCGGCCACGAGCGGTTCTCCGTCGTCGGCCACGACACGGGCATGATCATCAGCTACGCGCTGGCCGCTGACTACCGGGACCGGGTCGAGCGTGTTGCCCTGGCCGAGGTACCCGGCCCGCCCGGCGTGGTCCCGTCTCCGCCTCTGTTCGTGCCCGAGCCGCTCAACAACAGACTGTGGCATATCCCGTTCAACAGGGCCGACGCCAAGCTGGTCGAAGAGCTCGTCTCGGATCGGGAAGATGCCTTCTACGGCTACGAGTTCAAGATCCAGGGCGGCGGAGTAGCCAAGGAGGCCATTGACTACTACGTCCGTCTCCTCTCCAACCCTCAGAGTCTGAGCGGAAGTTTCGGCTTCTACCGTGCCTGGGATGCCACCCTCGCGCAGAACGAGAAGCGGGCGAAGACGAAGCTGAAGATGCCCGTTCTGGGAATCGGTGGCCAGGACAGCTGGGGGAAGGCCGTTGCCGACTCCATGAAGGGCGCTGCGGTGAATGTGCAGACCGCTGTCATTCCCCACACCGGGCACTGGCTCGCCGAGCAGTCTCCCGACAGGATGGCGGCAGTCCTAACCGAGTTCCTGAACTCCGGCCGCGGTGATGCGGACCAGGGTGCTGCCACATCGCCCGCCACTGCTGGGAAATGA
- a CDS encoding DUF5133 domain-containing protein has translation MLLAHPAVLKDLVEQYEKLCALHVEKGSPGVRQRMEDAAYTLCVSTGTRDVDAALIAARHRLPGDPPEDDSLVAAS, from the coding sequence ATGCTTCTTGCTCACCCTGCGGTGTTGAAGGATCTGGTGGAGCAGTACGAGAAGCTGTGTGCGCTGCACGTCGAGAAGGGAAGTCCTGGTGTGCGGCAGCGGATGGAAGACGCTGCGTACACCCTGTGCGTGTCTACCGGTACCCGGGACGTGGATGCGGCGCTGATCGCCGCCCGGCACCGGTTGCCCGGGGACCCTCCCGAGGACGATTCACTGGTCGCCGCGAGCTGA
- a CDS encoding DUF4386 domain-containing protein yields MIASVLALHSKTPAPERCRYCEPRHPTETSPTLEGQPDNADATFLLKPQGGSLFPVLRRHGEGLALGYAFGRLLEAAVITLGIIAVLALVTLRDAGAADGADVALAAVHDWAFLLGPNIALGLNTVLLAYLAYHARLVPRFIAVLGLVGGPLTSPQPLPCCSGLTRSSSVPGSAAALPVFASKLALAGVVADRQGSGARLRHRAPGRPRSG; encoded by the coding sequence TTGATCGCCTCGGTCCTGGCACTGCACAGCAAGACGCCCGCGCCGGAGCGCTGCAGGTACTGCGAACCACGACATCCCACAGAGACCTCACCAACGCTCGAAGGTCAACCGGATAACGCCGATGCGACGTTCCTGCTGAAACCGCAGGGAGGTTCGCTGTTCCCTGTCCTGCGGCGCCACGGCGAGGGGCTCGCGCTCGGTTACGCCTTCGGGCGGCTACTGGAGGCGGCCGTCATCACCCTCGGGATCATCGCCGTCCTGGCGCTCGTCACCCTGCGGGACGCCGGCGCGGCGGACGGCGCCGATGTCGCGCTGGCGGCCGTCCACGACTGGGCGTTCCTGCTCGGACCCAATATCGCCCTCGGCCTGAACACCGTCCTGCTTGCGTACCTGGCGTATCACGCACGGCTCGTGCCGCGCTTCATCGCCGTGCTCGGGCTGGTAGGCGGGCCGTTGACCTCGCCTCAGCCTTTGCCGTGTTGTTCGGGGCTTACGCGCAGCTCCTCCGTGCCGGGGTCGGCCGCCGCGCTCCCCGTGTTCGCCTCGAAGCTGGCACTGGCCGGGGTGGTGGCTGATCGTCAGGGGTCTGGGGCCCGGCTCAGGCACCGCGCCCCGGGCAGACCGAGAAGTGGCTGA
- a CDS encoding fic family toxin-antitoxin system, toxin component: MAAAVARHRHTVMGTYVYPEPHHRAAALLHSLARVPALEHSNELFAVMVAAAYLQASGQPVKVTTDDATDLVAAVTYGRFTVRDTAAVVRNWITT; encoded by the coding sequence ATGGCCGCCGCCGTGGCACGCCACCGCCACACCGTCATGGGCACGTATGTCTACCCCGAACCGCACCACCGCGCCGCGGCGCTACTCCACAGCCTGGCCCGGGTCCCGGCGCTCGAGCACAGCAACGAGCTCTTCGCCGTGATGGTCGCTGCCGCATATCTCCAGGCCAGCGGCCAGCCCGTCAAGGTCACCACCGATGACGCGACTGACCTGGTGGCCGCCGTCACCTACGGCCGCTTCACCGTCCGCGACACTGCAGCCGTGGTGAGGAACTGGATCACCACCTGA
- a CDS encoding DUF3140 domain-containing protein, with protein sequence MDAKKKQEVRQEFLHLVNLSPAELEKWLATDRSKAAGQHSSDGESTGHASGRRIVELLRQKEDQLSDDDYEHMQKVNGFIHRHLAQRPTGEIEDSRWRQSLMNWGHDPLT encoded by the coding sequence GTGGACGCAAAGAAGAAGCAGGAAGTCCGGCAGGAGTTCCTGCACCTGGTCAACCTCTCCCCCGCAGAACTCGAGAAGTGGCTGGCCACCGACAGATCCAAAGCGGCTGGCCAGCACAGCAGTGACGGTGAATCGACGGGACACGCCTCGGGACGCCGCATCGTCGAGCTGCTCCGTCAGAAGGAGGACCAGCTCTCCGACGACGACTACGAGCACATGCAGAAGGTGAACGGCTTCATCCACCGACACCTCGCCCAGCGGCCGACGGGCGAGATAGAGGATTCCCGGTGGCGGCAATCCCTCATGAACTGGGGGCACGACCCGCTGACGTAG
- a CDS encoding DUF2945 domain-containing protein, with product MSKSKKPRKGDKVSWKSHGSTAEGTVEKKITERTEAAGRTVDATPEEPQYQVRSDKSGRSAVHKKQALRKKD from the coding sequence ATGAGCAAAAGCAAGAAGCCGCGCAAGGGAGACAAGGTCTCCTGGAAGAGCCACGGCTCCACTGCGGAGGGAACGGTAGAGAAGAAGATCACGGAGCGCACCGAGGCTGCGGGTCGTACCGTGGACGCGACACCAGAGGAGCCGCAATATCAGGTGCGCAGCGACAAGTCCGGCCGGTCCGCAGTCCACAAGAAGCAGGCGCTGCGGAAGAAGGACTGA
- a CDS encoding IS5 family transposase (programmed frameshift) gives MVGIVERLVPDELWELFQRVVPEAPSRPQGGGRRRHGDREVLAAIVFVATSGCTWQQLPSASFGPSGATAHRRFAEWSKARVWAKLHRLVLDELGARGELDWSRCAIDSVNMRALKGGPLTGPNPVDRGKYGSKIHLITERSGLPISVGISGANLHDSQALIPLVKGIPPIRSRRGRRRRKPAKLHADKGYDYAHLRKWLRTRGITHRIARKGVESSQRLGRHRWTVERTMAWLAGCRRLHRRYERKADHFLAFTSIACTLICYRRLAK, from the exons ATGGTGGGGATCGTTGAGCGGTTGGTGCCGGACGAGTTGTGGGAGTTGTTCCAGCGGGTGGTACCGGAGGCGCCGTCGCGGCCGCAGGGCGGTGGTCGGCGTCGGCACGGCGACCGGGAAGTGCTGGCGGCGATCGTCTTCGTGGCGACATCGGGTTGCACCTGGCAGCAGCTGCCTTCGGCGTCGTTCGGCCCGTCCGGAGCGACCGCCCACCGGCGGTTTGCGGAGTGGTCCAAGGCCAGGGTGTGGGCCAAACTCCACCGCCTGGTCCTCGACGAACTCGGTGCCCGCGGCGAGCTGGACTGGTCGAGGTGCGCGATCGACTCGGTGAACATGCGGGCCCTGAAAGGGGGACC CCTGACAGGTCCGAATCCTGTCGACCGGGGCAAGTACGGCTCGAAGATCCACCTGATCACGGAACGATCGGGTCTGCCCATATCCGTCGGCATTTCCGGGGCCAATCTGCACGACAGCCAGGCCCTGATCCCGCTCGTGAAGGGCATCCCGCCCATCCGCTCGCGCCGCGGCCGGCGACGGCGCAAGCCCGCCAAACTCCACGCCGACAAGGGCTACGACTACGCCCACCTGCGGAAATGGTTACGCACGCGCGGCATCACCCACCGCATCGCCCGCAAGGGAGTCGAGTCCTCACAACGGCTGGGCCGCCATCGCTGGACCGTGGAACGCACCATGGCCTGGCTCGCCGGCTGCCGCCGCCTCCACCGACGCTACGAACGCAAAGCCGACCACTTCCTCGCCTTCACCAGCATCGCCTGCACCCTCATCTGCTACCGCAGACTCGCCAAATGA
- a CDS encoding ATP-dependent DNA ligase: MAAHALARLPAPGAMPGGMVFEPKYDGYRMLVFVHGGKVFLQSRNLRDLTGALPEIAEAAGALGKDVVLDGEVVIHTGGRLDFSALQQRLTRHPATAAPLAAEQPAHFIAFDMLEHQGTDMLTWPFAERRAALESFFHQHALLTPWQLTPVTTDRDLAEQWLTEWGGLGVEGVVAKGAQQPYLPGQRRWFKIRARDTAEAMVGAVTGPIASPNTLLLGRYTRGGQLRLVARTTPLPLALRNEIGPTLRRHLIWRVCGSR; the protein is encoded by the coding sequence ATGGCGGCGCATGCCCTCGCCCGGCTGCCCGCCCCCGGAGCGATGCCCGGCGGCATGGTGTTCGAGCCCAAGTACGACGGCTACCGCATGCTGGTCTTCGTCCACGGCGGCAAGGTGTTCCTGCAGTCCCGGAATCTGCGGGATCTGACCGGTGCGCTTCCCGAAATCGCCGAGGCGGCCGGAGCCCTGGGCAAGGACGTCGTCCTGGACGGCGAGGTCGTGATCCACACCGGAGGGCGCCTTGATTTCTCGGCCCTGCAGCAGCGGCTGACCCGCCACCCCGCGACGGCCGCCCCCCTCGCCGCCGAACAGCCGGCTCATTTCATCGCCTTCGACATGCTGGAGCACCAGGGCACCGACATGTTGACCTGGCCATTTGCCGAACGCCGGGCCGCGCTGGAGTCCTTCTTCCACCAGCATGCTCTGCTCACCCCCTGGCAGTTGACCCCCGTGACGACGGACCGCGACCTGGCGGAGCAGTGGCTGACCGAATGGGGAGGCCTCGGTGTCGAGGGCGTGGTTGCCAAGGGCGCCCAACAACCGTATCTGCCGGGTCAGCGACGCTGGTTCAAAATCCGGGCGCGGGACACTGCGGAAGCGATGGTGGGTGCCGTCACCGGGCCGATCGCCTCCCCGAACACACTGCTGCTCGGCCGCTACACCCGAGGCGGCCAGCTCCGACTCGTCGCCCGCACCACACCCCTCCCCCTCGCACTGCGCAACGAGATCGGCCCGACGCTAAGACGCCATCTCATTTGGCGAGTCTGCGGTAGCAGATGA
- a CDS encoding cupin domain-containing protein: MPGARTHWHRYPLGQTVFVTEGIGMCQRRGGPVEVIRPGDRILFEADEEHWHGSAPNRLMVHLATTPTTTSCTG, translated from the coding sequence ATGCCCGGCGCCCGCACCCACTGGCACCGTTATCCGCTAGGACAGACCGTCTTCGTCACCGAGGGGATCGGTATGTGCCAGCGCCGCGGCGGCCCTGTAGAAGTCATCCGTCCCGGCGACCGCATCCTGTTCGAGGCCGATGAGGAGCACTGGCACGGCTCCGCGCCGAACCGGCTCATGGTCCACTTGGCCACGACGCCGACCACGACGTCGTGCACCGGCTGA
- a CDS encoding ATP-binding protein translates to MKDSGYGAMHAVRAGATYDGTSESIAAARYFATRFVAQLHDHHGVATEREAIGSLQLVVSELVTNACKFAPGPTSLDLEFAGGKLEITVSDTSTTMPVVMAADPGRVGQHGLEIVRAVCDGFEVHREPAGKRIRVLLPLRTAIT, encoded by the coding sequence ATGAAGGACAGTGGCTACGGGGCCATGCACGCTGTGCGCGCGGGAGCGACGTACGACGGGACCTCGGAGTCAATCGCAGCAGCAAGGTACTTTGCCACCCGTTTTGTCGCGCAGCTCCACGACCATCACGGCGTTGCGACAGAGCGGGAGGCGATTGGTTCGCTGCAGCTGGTGGTCAGCGAACTGGTCACCAACGCATGCAAGTTCGCGCCCGGCCCTACGTCGCTGGATCTGGAGTTCGCTGGCGGGAAGCTGGAGATCACGGTCTCGGATACCAGTACGACGATGCCCGTGGTCATGGCTGCCGATCCAGGCCGCGTAGGGCAGCACGGTCTCGAAATCGTGCGGGCCGTGTGCGACGGTTTCGAAGTCCACCGCGAGCCTGCAGGAAAACGTATCCGGGTCCTCTTGCCCCTACGGACCGCCATCACCTGA